The Calditrichota bacterium genome contains a region encoding:
- a CDS encoding response regulator, with protein MEQVPKSPLRENTILIVDDDKFFLNFIHLVLKKQGYQVLTGNNGKEGLAILEKKTPDLIISDVMMPEMNGIEFCKAVKANPKTKDVYFLVLTSKSEISEKIRLLDIGADDFLSKPVNNDELLAKVRASMRIRDLQRELKESNQRLTQLNTQLQQTTQYLQKANREIKEAQSQLLQHEKMASIGQLAAGVAHEINNPIGFIYSNLSVLQDYIADLLSFFQRYRALKKAVQTGRMETVLSAFKELEKAEKEIDLDFIMDDFEKIVRESLDGAERVKVIVQDLKDFSHIDQAEVKYFNLNQGLESTLNIVWNEIKYKAKVIKEYGDIPEVRCYPMQLNQVFMNLLVNAAQAIEKNGLIKIKTFAKKNRIYVQITDNGCGIPKKNLHRIFDPFFTTKEVGKGTGLGLSTAYNIIKKHNGEIRVESKVGKGTRFTIELPIEAVPEKEEAEQMLKK; from the coding sequence ATGGAGCAGGTTCCCAAAAGTCCATTGCGTGAAAATACCATTCTAATCGTTGATGATGATAAATTCTTTCTGAATTTTATCCATTTGGTATTGAAAAAACAAGGATACCAGGTATTGACAGGGAACAATGGGAAAGAAGGGCTGGCTATTCTGGAAAAGAAAACGCCTGACCTCATTATTTCCGATGTCATGATGCCGGAAATGAATGGGATCGAGTTTTGCAAGGCGGTTAAAGCAAATCCCAAAACTAAGGACGTCTATTTTCTGGTATTGACCTCGAAATCGGAGATCTCGGAGAAAATCAGGCTGTTGGATATTGGGGCGGATGATTTCCTCAGCAAGCCGGTGAACAACGACGAACTCCTGGCCAAGGTTCGGGCCAGCATGAGAATCCGGGACTTGCAGCGCGAATTAAAGGAAAGCAACCAGCGTCTGACCCAGTTGAATACCCAGCTTCAACAAACCACGCAGTACCTGCAAAAAGCCAATCGTGAAATCAAGGAGGCGCAATCCCAGCTGCTTCAACACGAAAAGATGGCCTCAATTGGTCAGTTGGCTGCGGGAGTGGCGCACGAAATCAACAATCCTATCGGATTTATTTATTCCAATCTCTCGGTTTTGCAGGACTACATTGCAGACCTGCTTTCCTTTTTTCAAAGGTACAGGGCATTGAAAAAGGCCGTTCAAACCGGACGAATGGAAACCGTTCTGTCCGCATTCAAGGAGTTGGAGAAGGCGGAAAAAGAAATAGACCTTGATTTTATAATGGATGATTTTGAAAAGATTGTTCGGGAATCTTTGGATGGGGCCGAGCGCGTTAAGGTAATTGTTCAGGATTTGAAGGATTTTTCACACATTGATCAGGCGGAAGTAAAATATTTCAACCTGAATCAGGGGCTGGAAAGCACGCTAAATATTGTCTGGAATGAAATCAAGTACAAGGCAAAGGTTATTAAGGAATATGGGGACATTCCTGAGGTCCGCTGTTATCCCATGCAGCTCAATCAGGTTTTTATGAATTTGCTTGTGAATGCGGCCCAGGCGATTGAAAAGAACGGGCTGATCAAAATAAAGACATTTGCCAAAAAGAATCGGATTTATGTCCAAATTACCGACAATGGCTGTGGGATTCCGAAAAAAAATCTGCATCGGATTTTTGATCCCTTTTTTACGACCAAAGAAGTGGGTAAAGGCACAGGGTTGGGATTGAGCACCGCCTACAATATCATTAAAAAACACAACGGGGAAATCCGTGTCGAGAGCAAGGTAGGCAAGGGTACGCGGTTTACAATTGAATTGCCCATTGAGGCCGTGCCTGAAAAAGAAGAAGCGGAACAAATGTTAAAAAAATAG
- a CDS encoding response regulator codes for MQKKYNVLCVDDEENVLRALQRSFRKEMFNVFVASSGREGLKILNNLAVHLIIADFRMPEMNGVEFFTQARKIQPDAIRILLSGYASIEMVTKAVNKGGIYRLLTKPWNEIELRQEVNLALQHWELVQRNRKLNKKIEEQLLELKSMNRQLEDIVEERTREILIKNQALELSHQILDNLPTAVMGVATEKYIVYLNKEAEEILQTQEIKPIGKKVDDVFPREISQTIGESIDKNQKSELSRYDYLGKTFHIKAGPVQDEFATRGATVVFFEI; via the coding sequence ATGCAAAAAAAATACAATGTTTTGTGTGTAGATGACGAGGAAAATGTCCTTCGGGCGCTTCAAAGAAGTTTTCGGAAGGAAATGTTTAATGTTTTTGTAGCCTCGTCCGGCCGTGAAGGGCTGAAAATACTGAATAATCTGGCCGTCCACTTGATTATTGCGGATTTCCGGATGCCTGAAATGAATGGTGTGGAGTTTTTTACCCAGGCCAGGAAAATACAGCCGGATGCCATTCGTATCCTGCTGAGCGGCTACGCCTCTATCGAAATGGTGACAAAGGCGGTAAACAAAGGCGGGATCTATCGTCTCTTAACCAAGCCCTGGAATGAAATTGAATTGCGGCAGGAAGTAAACCTGGCGCTTCAGCACTGGGAATTGGTGCAGAGAAACCGAAAGTTAAACAAAAAGATTGAAGAACAGCTCCTGGAATTGAAAAGCATGAATCGCCAGTTGGAAGATATCGTGGAAGAGCGTACGCGTGAAATTCTGATTAAGAATCAGGCGCTTGAGTTATCCCATCAAATATTGGACAATCTCCCCACGGCCGTTATGGGCGTGGCCACGGAAAAATATATTGTCTATTTAAATAAAGAAGCTGAAGAAATCCTTCAGACGCAGGAAATCAAGCCTATTGGCAAAAAAGTGGACGATGTTTTCCCGAGAGAGATTTCACAGACAATCGGTGAAAGCATCGACAAAAATCAAAAGTCGGAATTGAGTCGTTACGACTATCTGGGTAAGACGTTTCACATAAAAGCCGGTCCGGTTCAGGATGAATTTGCTACGCGTGGAGCAACGGTTGTGTTTTTCGAGATTTAA
- a CDS encoding response regulator: MKKKRLMFVDDEPEILEILQDIFERSSFEIMTAGTGGKAIKLVQESFIDLILCDLKLPDISGLEVLKKAKEKQPGVKAVLTTGYYDPLNSQKEDHTRFIDKFIPKPWDIMNLKREIQSLLGTASVNR; this comes from the coding sequence ATGAAAAAAAAGCGGTTGATGTTTGTCGATGATGAACCGGAAATTCTGGAAATATTGCAGGATATTTTTGAGCGTTCCTCATTTGAAATTATGACGGCGGGTACCGGAGGAAAAGCGATCAAACTCGTCCAGGAGTCCTTCATTGATCTTATTCTTTGCGATCTGAAATTGCCGGATATTTCAGGCCTTGAAGTTTTGAAAAAGGCGAAGGAGAAACAGCCTGGTGTGAAAGCGGTGTTAACCACCGGATATTATGACCCCCTGAACAGTCAAAAAGAAGACCACACACGTTTTATTGATAAATTTATTCCGAAACCATGGGACATTATGAATTTGAAACGAGAAATTCAAAGTCTTTTGGGCACGGCTTCTGTAAACCGGTGA
- the flhF gene encoding flagellar biosynthesis protein FlhF yields MKIKKFRAQTMNEAFKKIKAELGSDAVILNVQEQKKTGAFGVVQARFLEVTAAVDEKPIRHSGTPLRSKETDDVFQTYSRPKGRSNTSTQYGAIEKLQKELEDLRSKYEQLHTHFGTDFRSEQVPPHLADAYRVLLESGVDETLARSLLRRVADEIPRGETTRAVLDRVLLQHMSRLIPETDVSLKPSNRPRVVALIGPTGVGKTTTIAKLAATDAIFHHKKVGLLSMDTYRIAAIDQLRVFADLSKIPMEVAYTPDDMSRALRKFDDKDVLYIDTPGRSPRDGRGIREIQDYLAAVQPDEVHLTVNLSTRSEDLLDTLKRFQMIPSNRMIFSKLDETDRYGNMLTVLKQYRLPVSFVTFGQDVPKTFQPATPSFLSRLILGMETLG; encoded by the coding sequence ATGAAAATTAAGAAATTCCGTGCACAGACAATGAATGAGGCCTTTAAAAAAATTAAGGCCGAACTGGGATCCGATGCCGTTATTCTGAATGTTCAGGAACAGAAAAAAACAGGGGCATTCGGAGTCGTCCAGGCCCGTTTTCTGGAGGTTACGGCCGCCGTCGATGAGAAGCCCATCCGGCATTCCGGGACTCCATTGCGGTCAAAAGAAACAGATGACGTCTTTCAGACGTATTCCCGCCCCAAAGGACGCTCCAACACATCCACCCAATATGGAGCGATTGAAAAGCTTCAAAAGGAGTTGGAGGATCTGCGGTCGAAATACGAGCAGCTGCACACGCACTTTGGAACGGATTTTCGTTCGGAACAGGTGCCGCCGCACTTGGCGGATGCCTACCGGGTTCTTTTGGAATCGGGTGTCGATGAAACACTGGCGCGCTCACTTTTAAGACGTGTGGCGGATGAAATCCCAAGGGGTGAGACCACACGGGCCGTGCTCGATCGGGTGTTGCTGCAACACATGAGCCGCCTCATCCCTGAAACGGATGTTTCGCTGAAGCCATCTAACCGGCCGCGGGTGGTTGCATTAATTGGCCCCACGGGCGTGGGGAAAACAACAACCATCGCAAAACTGGCTGCCACGGACGCTATTTTTCATCATAAAAAGGTCGGACTTCTGTCGATGGATACGTACCGAATTGCGGCCATCGACCAGCTGCGCGTTTTTGCTGATTTGTCCAAAATACCAATGGAAGTAGCCTACACCCCGGACGATATGAGCCGGGCTCTGCGGAAATTTGATGACAAGGATGTCCTTTACATCGATACCCCGGGACGCAGCCCCCGGGACGGCCGGGGAATTCGGGAAATTCAGGACTATTTGGCCGCCGTTCAGCCGGATGAGGTGCACCTGACGGTGAATCTGTCCACACGATCAGAAGACCTTTTGGATACCCTGAAACGATTTCAGATGATTCCATCCAACCGAATGATCTTTAGCAAACTGGATGAAACAGACCGTTATGGAAATATGTTGACCGTGCTTAAGCAGTACCGGCTTCCTGTCTCGTTTGTTACGTTTGGTCAGGATGTGCCGAAAACCTTTCAGCCGGCAACACCATCATTTTTGAGCCGACTCATTTTAGGAATGGAGACACTTGGATGA
- a CDS encoding HDOD domain-containing protein, whose product MKSGLTPRKVKALVNHIYDLPTLPTTIAKLLELIDNPRSTAYQVGQMISEDQVLTAHVLKLANSAYYGFSRRIKTIPLAIVVLGYETLKNVLLTVSIIDRFSRQPNGLRFDFSLFWDHTLATAVASKVLARDVGYQLTGEAFVAGLLHDLGKLILSQYLPEEFSKIYRLSFQNREPMYNMEKRMLKGVTHAEVGAWLAEHWHLPGSLVQAIRYHHEPAKAPVESSLAALVHIGDYFARKYKIGFSGDVSFPVLSKDIWKKMSLNSSGALDLTDLSAYEKYFSQKLEGESRLFEALRVENWGVVRHSETQTMAVEMI is encoded by the coding sequence GTGAAATCGGGTTTGACGCCTCGAAAAGTGAAAGCGTTGGTCAATCATATTTACGATTTACCAACCCTGCCGACCACCATTGCCAAATTGTTGGAGTTAATCGACAATCCCCGTTCCACCGCCTATCAGGTGGGACAAATGATTTCTGAAGATCAGGTCCTGACGGCTCATGTGCTTAAGTTGGCCAATTCGGCCTATTACGGGTTTTCAAGGCGGATTAAAACCATTCCGCTGGCCATTGTGGTGCTGGGCTATGAAACACTCAAGAATGTTCTGTTAACCGTGTCGATTATCGACCGCTTTTCCCGGCAACCCAATGGCCTTCGATTTGATTTCTCCTTATTCTGGGATCATACCCTGGCAACAGCCGTTGCCAGTAAGGTATTGGCCAGAGATGTGGGCTACCAATTAACCGGAGAGGCCTTTGTGGCAGGCCTGCTTCACGACCTGGGAAAACTTATTCTGAGCCAGTATCTGCCGGAAGAATTTTCGAAAATTTACCGGTTGAGTTTTCAGAATCGGGAGCCGATGTATAATATGGAGAAAAGGATGCTGAAAGGGGTTACTCACGCCGAGGTGGGGGCGTGGCTGGCTGAACACTGGCATTTGCCGGGGTCTTTGGTGCAGGCCATCCGGTACCATCACGAACCGGCAAAAGCGCCTGTGGAGTCTTCTTTGGCCGCTCTTGTTCACATCGGGGATTATTTTGCGCGCAAGTATAAAATTGGATTTTCCGGGGATGTGTCTTTCCCGGTTCTTTCGAAAGACATCTGGAAGAAAATGTCATTGAATTCCAGCGGAGCCTTGGATTTGACCGATTTGAGCGCGTACGAAAAATATTTTTCTCAAAAGTTGGAGGGAGAATCAAGGCTTTTTGAGGCCTTGCGTGTGGAAAACTGGGGTGTGGTACGGCATTCGGAAACGCAGACGATGGCCGTTGAGATGATCTGA
- a CDS encoding MinD/ParA family protein: MRDQAWQLRELVPAYELFPKSNIPLKAKRIAVTSGKGGVGKTTIALNMGILLAANGIKTLLIDGDVNLSNLPILSGTAPELHFADVLEKKLSLMEIIYPFRNDLYILPSGLGSVDLVEQEEKFLDHMRHEFMDLDAFFDVILIDTASGISSTVMGEIFSADEVFVITTPEPSAIGDAYAIVKVLTFFMPVLSVRVLFNWVKSEKQGQDSHEKFNSITEKFLGRSVRYLGALPYDENVRKAAMSQVPQLIQYPRSKFSRQLRQIVTELTNPKNELMYALNIRKN, translated from the coding sequence ATGAGAGATCAAGCCTGGCAATTGCGGGAATTGGTTCCCGCCTACGAACTATTTCCCAAATCGAATATCCCCTTAAAAGCGAAACGCATTGCCGTTACCAGTGGAAAAGGAGGCGTAGGGAAAACAACCATTGCCCTGAATATGGGGATTTTACTGGCGGCAAACGGAATAAAAACCCTGCTGATTGATGGTGATGTCAATCTCTCCAATCTTCCGATTTTGTCGGGAACGGCTCCGGAATTGCACTTTGCCGATGTTCTTGAAAAAAAACTCAGCTTAATGGAAATTATTTATCCCTTCCGAAATGATTTGTACATTCTGCCGTCTGGCCTGGGGTCCGTTGACCTTGTTGAGCAGGAGGAAAAATTTCTGGATCACATGCGGCATGAGTTCATGGATTTGGATGCGTTTTTCGATGTGATTTTAATTGACACGGCCTCGGGCATTTCATCGACGGTCATGGGAGAAATCTTTTCGGCGGATGAGGTGTTTGTAATCACCACACCGGAACCGTCGGCCATTGGGGATGCCTACGCTATTGTGAAAGTCCTCACTTTTTTTATGCCGGTTCTTTCGGTGCGCGTCTTATTCAATTGGGTAAAGAGCGAAAAACAGGGACAGGATTCCCACGAAAAATTTAACAGTATTACCGAAAAATTTCTGGGCAGGAGTGTACGCTATTTGGGGGCGCTTCCGTATGATGAGAATGTACGGAAGGCCGCCATGTCCCAGGTGCCGCAATTAATTCAATATCCGCGGTCAAAGTTTTCACGCCAGCTCAGACAAATTGTAACGGAATTAACCAATCCAAAAAATGAATTAATGTATGCACTCAATATACGGAAAAATTAA
- the flhA gene encoding flagellar biosynthesis protein FlhA has translation MTAELNRPNILQRILQQSDIGLAIGVIMILTIMILPMPTGMLDLFLVINISISLTVLMVSMYLNEPVEFSVFPGLLLVMTLYRLSLNIASTRLILGDAYAGKVIAAFGNFVVKGNYIVGFVIFLILVVIQFVVITKGAGRIAEVAARFTLDAMPGKQMAIDADLNAGLIDDGEARERRKKIAQEADFYGAMDGASKFVRGDAIAGLIITSINILGGFVIGVLQKGMSLGDAVHTYTLLTVGDGLVSQIPALILSTSAGIVVTRAASEENLGHDISHQLLGKPRALYVVSGALLIFGFAPGLPTLPFFILSGVAFVVAKTAESLEKRAALEETIAEQEEAVESDDTLENYLQVDPLEIEIGYGLIPLVDEEQGGDLLNRITTIRKQLAIELGVVIPPIRIRDNISLKPDEYVVKIRGADIAKGELLTSRLLALAADENGSNLEGIPTRDPAFGLPAYWIPDKLKEKAETMGFTVVEPVAVLATHLKEILKQNAHLVLSREDVHELIETVKKESPTVVEELIPNLLNIGQIQKVLQNLLREQVPIRDMVTILETLADYAGTTKDPDILTEYVRNALSKIIYKNYLAEDGRMYGMMLDPQLENVLVDNLNQNKGAGLNLSPDILKSLFQQIKAGTDKMTEDGFTPLILASPMIRSSFKRLIEMAFPQVAVLSYNEIPADVEIQTIGIIGLQNEN, from the coding sequence ATGACCGCCGAACTAAATCGACCCAATATCCTGCAGCGGATACTTCAACAAAGCGACATCGGACTTGCCATTGGCGTGATTATGATCCTCACGATCATGATCCTTCCCATGCCGACAGGCATGCTGGACCTGTTTCTTGTGATCAACATCAGCATCAGCCTTACGGTGCTTATGGTTTCGATGTATCTGAATGAGCCGGTGGAATTCTCGGTTTTTCCGGGATTACTGCTGGTCATGACCCTGTACCGGTTGTCCCTTAACATTGCCTCCACGCGCTTGATTTTGGGGGATGCCTATGCCGGAAAGGTCATTGCGGCCTTTGGAAATTTTGTGGTCAAGGGGAACTATATCGTCGGATTTGTGATTTTCCTCATTTTGGTGGTCATTCAGTTTGTGGTGATCACGAAGGGCGCCGGCCGGATTGCTGAAGTGGCGGCTCGCTTTACATTGGACGCCATGCCCGGAAAGCAGATGGCCATCGATGCTGATCTGAATGCGGGTCTGATTGACGATGGCGAGGCCAGAGAACGCCGGAAAAAAATTGCTCAGGAGGCCGATTTTTATGGGGCTATGGACGGGGCATCGAAATTCGTCCGGGGAGATGCCATTGCCGGACTGATTATTACGTCGATTAATATTCTGGGCGGTTTTGTGATTGGCGTTCTGCAGAAGGGAATGTCGCTGGGCGACGCCGTTCACACCTACACGCTTCTGACGGTTGGCGACGGACTGGTATCTCAAATTCCTGCACTCATCCTTTCGACCTCCGCCGGCATCGTAGTTACACGGGCTGCTTCGGAGGAAAATCTGGGCCACGATATCAGCCACCAGCTATTGGGGAAACCCCGGGCCTTGTATGTGGTTTCCGGTGCCTTGCTTATTTTTGGATTTGCACCGGGTTTACCCACGCTCCCGTTTTTTATCCTATCCGGTGTGGCTTTTGTTGTGGCCAAAACCGCCGAAAGCCTCGAGAAACGTGCGGCTCTGGAAGAAACAATTGCCGAACAGGAAGAAGCGGTTGAGTCCGATGACACTCTGGAAAATTACCTCCAGGTTGACCCGCTGGAAATCGAAATTGGCTACGGTCTGATTCCTTTGGTAGATGAAGAACAGGGCGGTGATTTGCTGAATCGCATTACAACCATTCGAAAACAATTGGCCATTGAATTGGGTGTGGTCATTCCGCCGATCCGCATCCGGGATAATATCAGCCTGAAACCGGATGAATACGTGGTCAAAATTCGGGGAGCCGACATTGCCAAAGGAGAACTCCTGACCAGCCGCCTGCTGGCTCTTGCCGCCGATGAGAATGGCTCGAATCTGGAGGGAATCCCCACGCGCGATCCCGCCTTCGGATTGCCTGCGTATTGGATTCCGGATAAACTTAAAGAAAAGGCTGAAACCATGGGCTTTACCGTTGTGGAACCGGTGGCCGTTCTGGCCACTCATCTTAAGGAAATTCTGAAGCAAAATGCCCATTTGGTCTTGAGTCGTGAGGATGTTCACGAACTGATCGAAACCGTCAAAAAGGAGTCTCCAACTGTGGTTGAGGAATTGATACCCAATTTATTGAATATTGGCCAGATTCAAAAAGTACTTCAGAATCTGCTTCGGGAGCAGGTGCCCATTCGCGATATGGTTACGATTCTGGAAACACTGGCCGATTACGCCGGAACCACCAAGGATCCGGATATTCTGACCGAGTACGTTCGAAATGCCCTGTCAAAAATCATTTACAAGAATTATCTTGCCGAGGACGGCAGAATGTACGGGATGATGTTGGACCCCCAGCTGGAAAATGTTCTGGTGGACAATTTAAATCAAAATAAGGGTGCGGGTTTGAATTTGTCCCCGGATATTTTGAAGTCACTTTTTCAGCAGATCAAAGCCGGTACGGATAAAATGACCGAGGACGGCTTTACTCCGCTGATCCTGGCGTCTCCGATGATTCGATCCAGTTTTAAACGGCTCATTGAAATGGCGTTTCCTCAGGTTGCCGTTCTGTCGTACAATGAAATTCCTGCAGATGTGGAAATTCAAACAATAGGAATAATTGGGTTGCAAAATGAAAATTAA
- a CDS encoding FliA/WhiG family RNA polymerase sigma factor: MGQAGIEIGKTRHNGGMEVLMAVSFIAKKAQESYREEMDIQKLWLKYVRTRDGQMKEQLLVHYLPVVKFVVGRMMVSLPNSVNFDDLESAGIMGLISAIDRYNPQLGVKFETFVVPRIRGAILDELRSLDWVPRSVRSKARQLEKAIEEVEAKTGKAADPIAVAQQLNISLEEYDAMIGKVAAGNSLLSLDREFSDGDDKNGSMYDLVKNAKSENPEGQLIDEELKQVLIDEINNLPENERMVISLYYYEELTLKEIGVILNISESRVSQIHTKAINRLKHRLKTHV, from the coding sequence ATGGGTCAGGCAGGTATTGAAATCGGGAAAACACGACATAATGGCGGGATGGAGGTTTTGATGGCAGTCAGTTTTATTGCGAAAAAGGCACAAGAATCCTATCGGGAAGAAATGGATATCCAGAAGCTCTGGTTGAAGTATGTACGGACCAGAGACGGTCAGATGAAAGAGCAGCTTCTGGTTCACTACTTGCCGGTGGTCAAATTTGTGGTGGGGCGAATGATGGTTTCGCTTCCGAACTCCGTCAATTTTGATGATCTGGAAAGCGCAGGCATTATGGGCCTGATTTCTGCCATCGATCGGTACAATCCCCAACTGGGCGTAAAATTTGAGACCTTTGTTGTTCCCCGTATTCGGGGCGCTATTTTGGACGAATTACGCTCGTTGGACTGGGTTCCCCGTTCCGTGCGCAGCAAGGCCCGGCAGTTGGAAAAGGCTATTGAGGAGGTAGAAGCCAAAACCGGGAAGGCCGCCGATCCGATTGCGGTTGCTCAGCAGTTGAACATCAGTCTGGAAGAATATGATGCCATGATCGGAAAAGTGGCGGCGGGTAATTCACTGCTCTCTCTGGATCGGGAATTTTCCGATGGAGATGATAAAAACGGTTCGATGTATGACCTGGTAAAAAATGCCAAATCGGAGAATCCGGAGGGACAGTTAATTGATGAAGAGTTAAAGCAGGTGCTTATTGACGAAATCAACAATCTGCCGGAAAATGAACGCATGGTGATTTCTCTTTACTACTATGAAGAGTTAACGCTCAAAGAAATTGGAGTGATTCTCAATATTTCCGAATCGCGTGTGTCACAAATCCACACAAAGGCGATTAACCGCCTTAAGCATCGGTTAAAGACACACGTCTAA
- a CDS encoding GHKL domain-containing protein, with protein sequence MNAFGTSEAILNNLNFDRKNDPFLSPKAGNLFTSKFYKEFHSLTSEKDFFQFSQKYLKRLLGSTTISFYIWNEKTQQFEPEIFDDSLGSIISYQIEEGIVEWLFSEENLIFLRPEKELNLFSKPLYGKLLVLIPLKLLGKPIGFFEVVTRRFRPDTLQEKRVQLRMLAALLSGLFVSLHLNHKIQKIEKNSRQIESQMFQSGKLIALGELVGGIAHEINNPMTTILGRLQIMKIKNNIPEVMREKLKIVESEAQRVSEIVRDLLNFARNNPEKDRHEIVNINRVIEKSLDLTRHNLEVDGIEIRLKLDPEIQHFLGNTHQWLQVFVNLLVNAQQALQRNGIIAIETRQKKRELIIRFRDNGPGIPKEIQSKIFDSFYTTKAGRGGTGLGLAITKKIVEYHGGRISVRNVSGWGAEFEIRIPVKEEEN encoded by the coding sequence ATGAATGCTTTTGGAACCTCCGAAGCAATTTTAAACAATTTAAATTTTGACAGAAAAAACGATCCTTTTTTATCGCCCAAGGCGGGAAATCTTTTCACATCAAAGTTTTATAAAGAATTTCATTCCCTTACCAGTGAAAAGGACTTTTTTCAGTTTTCTCAAAAGTATTTAAAAAGACTACTGGGTTCAACGACGATCAGTTTTTACATCTGGAATGAGAAAACTCAGCAGTTTGAACCCGAGATTTTTGATGACTCGCTTGGATCCATCATTTCTTACCAGATTGAAGAAGGAATTGTGGAATGGCTTTTTAGTGAAGAAAACCTCATTTTTCTTCGGCCTGAAAAGGAACTAAATCTCTTCTCGAAACCGCTTTATGGAAAATTGCTGGTGCTGATCCCCTTGAAATTGTTGGGTAAGCCCATCGGCTTTTTTGAGGTTGTGACCCGTCGCTTCCGGCCGGATACCCTTCAGGAAAAACGCGTTCAGCTTCGGATGCTGGCCGCTCTTCTGTCGGGTCTGTTTGTTTCGCTTCACCTGAATCATAAAATTCAGAAGATTGAAAAAAACAGCCGGCAGATTGAATCCCAGATGTTTCAGTCAGGAAAACTTATTGCACTTGGCGAGCTGGTTGGGGGAATTGCCCACGAGATCAACAACCCCATGACAACGATTCTCGGGCGGCTTCAGATTATGAAAATAAAAAACAACATTCCAGAGGTGATGCGGGAAAAGCTGAAAATCGTGGAAAGTGAGGCCCAGCGCGTATCGGAAATCGTCAGGGATTTGCTCAATTTTGCCCGAAATAACCCGGAAAAGGACCGGCACGAAATTGTAAACATCAACCGGGTAATTGAAAAATCACTTGACCTCACGCGCCACAATCTGGAGGTGGACGGGATAGAGATCCGCTTAAAACTGGACCCCGAAATTCAGCATTTCCTGGGTAACACCCATCAGTGGCTGCAGGTTTTTGTGAACTTACTGGTCAATGCCCAGCAGGCTCTTCAAAGAAACGGAATAATAGCCATTGAAACCCGGCAAAAGAAACGGGAACTGATCATCCGGTTTAGAGACAATGGTCCGGGAATTCCGAAGGAGATTCAATCCAAAATATTCGATTCTTTTTACACTACCAAAGCCGGACGCGGCGGAACAGGGCTGGGACTGGCCATTACAAAAAAGATTGTGGAGTATCATGGCGGCAGGATTTCTGTAAGAAATGTTTCCGGATGGGGAGCCGAATTTGAAATCCGCATCCCCGTAAAGGAGGAGGAAAACTAA